A stretch of DNA from Dokdonia sp. PRO95:
GCAATAAGGAAACCTAGCCATAGTACTTTTGAATATTTCTTTTGGAAAAGATTTTCTGAGGATTTAGTTTGCTGTAAGTCTAGTTTTATTTCTTCTAGTCTTGACTGTGCGGCCTCAACTCCTTCATATATTTTTTGTAAAACAAGCATTGCGCCGGCATCATCTTTTTTCTGTAGTACTAGCCACCTAGGGCTGTTAGGCACTCTCATCACCATAAGAGTATATATAAGCGCAGGTATAGCTTCTACACCTAGCATCCATCGCCAGTCGTTTGTGCCATCTACACCTTTAAGCAGCCAGTTTGACACAAATGCAATGAGGATACCAAAGACGAGCCAGAACTGATAGAGACCTCCCAGTTTACCACGGTTAGACTCAGAGCTTATCTCAGATATATAAATAGGTGCCGCCACAGATGAGACTCCCACACCAATGCCTCCTATAAATCTAAAGGCAGAAAATGAATACGGATCTTGTGCTAGCGCACAGCCCACGGCAGAAATAAAAAAGAGGATTCCTATCCAGAAGAGTGTCTTTTTACGTCCTAATTTTTTAGTAGGAAAACCACCAAGTAGAGATCCAGCCACGGTCCCCCATAATGCCATACTCATTATAAAAGTACCGTGCATAAAAGGCGATAAATTCCACAATTCCTTTATGGGTGAGTTTGCACCACTTATAACTACAGTATCAAAACCAAATAAAAATCCAGCGAGGGCTACGGTAATACTCCATTTTGTAATTTCTTTCATAAGTGATTTGCAATTGTTTATTTATTTGATTTTCGCAAGATTGCTCTCTATAAGGACGTCAAAACTTGGTTATGGACAGAATTTTAACTTTAAATATAATAACTTATTAAGAATACATCGTTTTCGTACCCAAAAGGATTTGTTTAAATTGTACTATAGCTTTTAGTAAGCCTATTTTTACGATACCATTATGAAAAGAAAACTCACCTTAAAATTAATTGCCAAAGAACTTGATGTTTCTATCTCTACTGTCTCAAAAGCACTGCGTGATAGTGCAGAGATAAGTGAAGACACACGTCAGAAGATTAAAGCCTTTGCAAAGCTGTATAATTATAAGCCTAATAATATCGCGTTAAGTCTTAAAAACAGGAAGACACGCACCATCGGGATTATTATACCGCAAATAGTGCATCACTTTTTTACCACGGTAATACGTGGAGTTGAGCAAATGGCGAGAGAGCATAATTATAATGTGATTATCACTCTTTCTAATAATGACTTTGACAAGGAGGTCCTTAATATGGAGCTACTTGCAAATGGTAGTACAGATGGATTTATCCTTTCTTTATCAAAAGAAACAATGCAAAAGGACGACTTTAGACACCTCACAGAGGCTATTGATCAAGGAATGCCTGTTGTAATGTTTGACCGTATAGTAGATGAGATTCCTTGTGATAAAGTGCTTATAGATGATCGCGAGGGTGCAAAATTAGGTGTGAATCACTTAATTAAAACTGGCTGTAAGAAAATAGCCATCATCACTACCGAGGATTATATAACCATAGGTAAACTAAGAACAAAGGGCTACATAGAGGCATTAGAATCTGCAGGTATAAAAATAGATCCAAATCTTATTTTAAAATTAGATGCTATAGATGAGCTCAATGATAAAGCAAAAGCGCGTATCAAACATTTCTTAAAAGGGAAGGACATAGACGGCGTGTTTACGATAAATGAGATTTTTGCTGTGACCGCTGCCAAATATGTTATGGAGGCAGACAAGAGTATTCCTGAGGATGTAAGTATCGTGAGCTTCTCAGATGGTGAGTTATCTCAACACTTTGTGCCTAGCCTCACTACAGTAAGCCAGCACGGAGAAGAGATGGGTCGTAAGGCGGCAGAGTTGCTTATCAATAAACTAGAGCGACCAGAAGAAGAGGTTGAAGAGTACACAACGGCTTACATAGAAACGAGTCTTGTAGAACGCGAAAGTACCAAGCGAATTAAATAGTATCGCTTTCGCGAAAAATTGAATACAAACACATCGCGTTATAACTAAATAACTCTTATGACCGAAAACATATTAAAATTGAAAAAGAAAGCATTCCTTTTTGACCTAGACGGAGTTATAGTAGACACTGCAAAATTTCACTATCTCGCCTGGCGTAACCTTGCCAAAGAGATGAATTTTGACTTCACAGAAGAGCAAAACGAACTTTTTAAAGGGGTAAGTCGTGTGCGATCGCTAGAGATACTACTAGACCTAGCTTCATATGATGCAACTCAAGAACAAAAGGACAGGTGGCTCATCCAGAAAAATGAAGAGTATCTTAAGTACATCAAAGGGATGGATGACAGCGAGATTTTACCAGAGGTAGTCAGAGTTCTCGATTTTCTAGAAGAAAAAAATCAAGGTATTGCACTAGGTAGCGCAAGTAAAAATGCACGACCTATCTTAACTAAGCTTGATTTATTAGATAAATTTCAGGCGATTGTAGATGGTAATGATGTGACAGCAGCAAAGCCAGATCCAGAAGTATTCTTAAAAGGAGGAGAAGCTTTAAAAATTGAACGTACAGATTGTATCGTTTTTGAAGACTCTATTGCGGGTATACAAGCTGCAAACAGCGCAGGTATGATAAGCATAGGTATAGGAGAGCAAGACGTGCTACACGAGGCAAACTACGTTTTTAAAGACTTTACAGAGATGAGTAATGCTTTCCTTCTAGAACTTATAGAAGCATAAATTTAATCTAACTACAACTATCATCAAGTATGAGGTAAGCTCATACGTAAGACTACCATAATATGCATATAGATTATATCACTCCAAATGATTGGTCCATTATAGAAGATGGATGGAACCCAAATAACGTAAAATCATCAGAGAGTCTTATGGCGCTAGGTAATGGTGCAATGGGGCAACGCGCAAATTTTGAAGAAGATTATAGTGGCGCGACCTTTCAAGGAAGTTATATAGGAGGTGTGTATTACCCAGATAAAACCCGCGTAGGCTGGTGGAAAAATGGGTATCCAGAGTACTTTGCAAAAGTGCTCAATGCACCTAGCTGGATAGGCATAAAAGTCACAGTAAACGGAGAGAGTCTAGATTTACATACCTGTAAAGAGGTAAAAGATTTTCGTCGTGAGCTTGATATGAAAGCTGGTGTATTGTGCAGAAGTTTTAAAGCCACCCTACAAAATGACGTTGAGATTGCAGTAAAAGCAACACGTTTTTTAAGTATGGAGATGGATGAGGTAGGTGCCATTAAATACGAAGTCACACCTATCAATGTAGACGCAACAATAAGTTACGAACCGTATTTAGATAGCGGTATAACTAATGAAGATTCAAACTGGGACGACAAGTTTTGGAACACGCTAGAAGTTTCAGAAAATGATGATATGGCTTTCATCACCGCACATACTATGAAGACGGAGTTTCACGTATGTACGATGATGCAAAACAAGCTTTTTATAGATGGTGATGAGATTACGCTTTCGCGAAAGCGTTCTCAAAAAACTGCAACCTATGTAGGTCACGAGTATGAGACAGATGTTGCCAAAGGAGAAACCTTTGCCATACAAAAAATAGGAGGTTATGTAAGTAGCCTTAATCACGATAAAGATGGTCTCGTAGCAGTAGCAACAGATGTACTAAATAAAGCAACAGGCTTAGGATATGATGCTTTGCTAGCTTCTCAAAAAGAAGCCTGGGCAAAAACCTGGGAGATGTCTGACATCACAATTGAGGGTGACACAAAAGCACAGCAGGGTATACGTTTTAATATCTTTCATCTTAATCAAACCTACACGGGGCAAGATAGCCGTCTCAATATAGGTCCAAAAGGGTTTACTGGTGAAAAATACGGAGGCTCTACCTACTGGGATACCGAGGCTTACTGTATTCCATTTTATATGGCTACCAAAGATCAAAGTGTTGCACGACAGTTACTCACTTATAGGTATAACCAGCTTGATAAGGCTATAGAAAATGCTCAAAAACTAGGTTTTACAAATGGAGCGGCACTATACCCTATGGTTACTATGAACGGTGAGGAATGTCACAATGAGTGGGAAATCACCTTTGAAGAGATACACCGTAACGGCTCTATGGTTTATGCTATATATAACTACGAGCGTTATACAGGAGATACGAGCTACATTCCAGAAATGGGGCTAGAAGTTATTATAGGTGTAGCGAGATTCTGGAGACAGAGGGCGACATTTTCTAAGGCTAAGAATGCTTATGTGATTCTAGGGGTTACAGGTCCTAATGAGTACGAGAATAATGTAAATAATAACTGGTTTACAAACTACATCGCAAAGTGGTGTCTAGACTATGCTTTTGAACAAGCAGAGTTGCTAAGAGATACTGCCAAAGAAGATTGGTCACGTATTTCTGGAAAAACGCATCTCTCTTATGACGAGATGCTTTCTTGGAGATCTACTGCAGAGCAGATGTACTTTCCATACTCAGAAGAAAATGGAGTGTACCTACAGCAAGATGGTTTCTTAGATAAGGAATTAATCACCGTAGCAGATTTACCAAAATCAAACCGACCTATTAATCAAAAATGGTCTTGGGACCGCATACTGCGCTCACCATACATAAAGCAAGCAGATACGTTACAAGGGTTCTACTTTTTTGAAGACCACTTTACTAAGGAGCAACTAGAAAAGCATTTTGACTTTTATGAGCCATTTACGGTACATGAAAGTTCGCTGTCACCATGTGTACATGCTATACAAGCAGCTAAGCTAGGGAGAATGGATCAGGCATATGAGTTCTATCTACGTACATCAAGGCTTGATCTAGATGATTATAATAAAGAAGTAGAAGAAGGTTTACATATCACGAGTATGGCGGGTACCTGGCAGAGTGTGGTAGAAGGCTTTGGAGGGATGCGTGTAAAGAATGACACCTTATCTTTTGATACTAAAATACCTAATGCTTGGAAGGGTTACAGTTTTAAAGTAAACTTTAGAGGCCAGATTTTAAAAGTAGAAGTGGCTAATAATGCAACCAACTTTACACTGGTGAGTGGAGAAGGTCTAAGTATTCTTGTAAACGGAGAAAAGAGAGAGGTATTACCAGCTTAAAGAGCTGGTAAGCCTATAATTTTATAGGTGTACTATCTGTAACTGCATTCCCATTATATTCAAGTGTCCACCCTAGTGAGTTAGTAAGAAAGTAAATTTTAGAAAGTTCTGAGATAAGTCTGTTTTGTGCATTTGAGTAAAGAGTGGAGTTTTTAACTTCCTTTTCAAGCCCTTTTTGCACGCGTGATTTTATGATATTATAATCTTGAGCATTAAACTGGTTGAGGTAGTCTTGTTGCACATCATAATATTCTATATTAGGATTAATCTTCAACTCAGGTTCTGGGATATAGGTAATGCGCACTGTCTTTGTGAGTTCATCAATTTCTGTAGCAACCTTAGAAAGATCGTAAGCGATAGTTGCTTCGGCATTTACGACTACTAGTGCCTTTTTTGTAGCAGAAAGTACATCTACATAAAATTTTTTTGAATCTTCATAGGTAAAAACTTGGGCATAGTTACCTTCTGTAACGATGAGTTTTCCCACGTTTTTTATTTGTTTCTCAATGAGCGCGCTGTTTGCTCTAAGTTGCTCACTTTCATCTTTTGTGTGTTCACAATAACGTACACCAAAAACAATCACAAGTGCAAGAGCTGCCCCAAAAAGTATTTTACGCATAATAGATATTTCTTTGACTAAAGTACGTAAAATAAAAGGCCACACTTGCGTGTGGCCTGAATGAGTTTATAAATCCCCCAATTTAATCCCTCATTGATTATTGGTGTAAATATAGTTTGAGGGATAGCTTTTTAGTAGGGGCATTTACCCTATTTTCTGTATTACAAATCTCACTTAAGATTGAGTTGTAAGTGTATTACGAGTCCTTCTAAGTGGTCTTTAGAAAATATGGCCCCTTTCATATTGTTATTCGTAGTGTCAATAGTAAAATCGATTGCTCCCATAAAATCTGCCTTAGTAAGATTTGTATTATCAAAGATGGTTTTACTCAATGTTGATCCAGTAAATGTGGCCTGTGATAAATCTGCACTAGTAAAATCTACCTCTGTAACTTGGCAAGAATTAAAAGATGTTCCTTTTAAAGGTAATTGAGTGAAATTTGCTAGCTGTAGTATGCTTTCGCGAAAGCGTATATCTAACATAAATGGCTCGCAAACGCTGAAGTCTGCGCCTAGTAATTTACACGATTCAAAAGTGACTTGGTTAAGCGTTGCACCACCAAATTTTACATTAGTAAGATTGCAATCTATGAATGTACATTCAAGAAAGCTTGTATTTGAGACATGAAGATTTTCAAAATTACAGTCTGTAAATGTGCAATTATCATACTCACCTTTTTTAAAGTATTGTAAGGTGAAGTCTATGGAAACAAATTCTTCATCATCATAAAAATCAGACATATTGGTACTAATTTATTATCGGCATGAAGATTTCTGCTTTCCAATTACTTGCGTCTCCACCCATATTAGGATTATTATAGAAAACTTCTGTGGGCCTAGGATCTATTTTTATATTGTTAGTTTTTGCGTAATTAAGTAAGGCGTACCAAGCGCGATCTGATGTAAGATAGTTTCCATTGTAGGTAGCTTTAAGAACTTTTTGATCCTTAGTATTTCCATATTGTATATCTGCTACTTGAGGAAGTGAGTCAGTGGGTATTATTGGAAAACCAAACTGATATTTAATGCTATCGGTTTCACGATTCCAATAGGTTATTTTGACAAATGGAGGTCCATCTAATGTTGTATTTGATACGGCCATTGTGTTTTGTAGATAGGTGATGTCTTTCATCATACCTGTCACTTTGTAAGCTTGTAGTCCCTCATATTGGGTATATGCATAGTGCTTTGCAGGTAATGTGGTAATACCATCTATAGTAATAGTAATGTCCTTAAGGTGCTGTTGTAATGTTTCGTTATAATTTAGGATGGTCTGTCTAGCGCTTTTTTCAAAGCTAGTTTGTTGCCATAGTCCTTGAAGTCTATTCTGTAAGCTATAAGCACTGTCTGTTACATGTACTTTTATTTCAGAAACAGTATCATTTATTCTTTTTATATTCCAGTTGTAAAGGTGTACTGAATCTTGTATCATATATTTTTGATCAATCTGAGTACGATTATTCTTTTCTAAAACGGAAGCAGTTGTTACAATATTGTCATTCCAATTCTTCGTAAACTGCTCGATAGTTCCTAGGTTCCCTTTGGCTTTAATTATTGCAGTAAAGTCTCCCGGTTTCAAAAAGAAATACCAGCCTGCAGCTGCAATCAAGACGATTAATAAAACAGCGATTACTTTTTTCATTATTTCAAAACTTAGTTAGTTGCAACCATTGTTTCATTTTTCATTTCTAGTGTAGAAACAACAAACTTTCCTAGTTTTTGACCTTGTTCTAGTCCTACTGCTACTGCAGCACGATAGTGTATTCCTCCATACATACGACTTACAGCAGCTTCCTCAGCCGCGGCTTGAAAAGATGTGAAGCTACGCACCGGTAGTCCGTATGCTATTTCTGTATCATCATCAAAAGAAAAGTCATCACCAAAAATGCTAGTCAATGTCTCAGATGCTGCACCAGATACTACAGAGTGTCCACTCACATATTCTGGAAACGGAGGTGTTTGTAATATAGGTTTCCACGAGTCGTCTATGTGATTGTTGATGAGCGTTTCTGGGCGTATCAGGTTAGAGCGATATTTTTCATCCCAGCAAGAAATAAATGCATCGTTCATGGCGATAGATGTTTTTGCATAAGCATGTAATGTATTCATTACATCAAAACCTGCTTTCTTTGAAGCAATCTTTGTAATACCTATCCAGTGACCTCCTGGAGTAATCTTTTTGGTTGCAAACATTAAGTGACCGCGAGTAACAGATACGTATGGATTACAATCCCAAAACTGAGCAATCGCAATCTCTTCTGAGGTGTCACCATCTTTTGTGATTTGCTTGCTTATATCATAAACCTCTTTAAGCTCTTTATAAAAATCTGAATCTTCTTCTAGTGAGAATGCAGGAGGAGGTACAGGCTTAAACTGGTCTGCAGATGTAAGTGTAAATGGTCTTATTTTATTCCAATGTGGTTCTATGCCGTCCATGTATGCTGGAGGCGTAGGTTGCCAGCGAGAAGGCTCATCTGCATACACAGAAAATTTAGGCATTGTACGCGTCTGTTTATAATTATCTCCATCCATCCATTGTGCTATATGGCTTGCAACCTTTAGCCCATAATCTCTGGACTGTACAAAAACATCTTCATTGCGCTCTTTCCATGTCATGTAAAGGCTATCTCTATATGTCTCAATTTCTTGCTCAGAAAATATGAGGCGCTTGCTCATTTCCATGTGAGCAACCAGTGCTGCAAGCTCAAAGTTTATAGTTGTGTCCTTTGATGGAGTTGGAATACCTTTAAGACCTGCAAGCTGTCCAGCAAGAGAGTTAAATTCAGTATCATTTACAGCTAGTATTTCATAAGCTGCAATATTAGGATACGCATAGATACGACTCGCAACAGGCGGTGAGAAAATGTCGTGTATAATAACTTCAGTAACCTTGTCTATCGCATTATGGAAATGCTCGGGAGTTATAACAATAGGCTCATCTTTTGTAGCGCATGAAGTGATGCATGCAGTAATAAGGACTACTATAAGAAAGTGGTATGCTGTTTTCATTAATCAGGGATTTGTATGTTATAAACTTGTGCTGCTTCATTATTAAAAGTAACGAGCAAGTATGAAATATTGTTTACGGTTATAATATCTAAATGTCTTATCGATTTCTGTGCAAAGTCTAGCCCTAGTTCATATCCTAAAACCACCTCGTTTTCTGATGCTATTAGTGCCCCAGAAAACGAATCTAGCCTACCGTGATATGGTTTTGTGCCAAAATAATTTCCTCCAGCTATTG
This window harbors:
- a CDS encoding vanadium-dependent haloperoxidase, whose product is MKTAYHFLIVVLITACITSCATKDEPIVITPEHFHNAIDKVTEVIIHDIFSPPVASRIYAYPNIAAYEILAVNDTEFNSLAGQLAGLKGIPTPSKDTTINFELAALVAHMEMSKRLIFSEQEIETYRDSLYMTWKERNEDVFVQSRDYGLKVASHIAQWMDGDNYKQTRTMPKFSVYADEPSRWQPTPPAYMDGIEPHWNKIRPFTLTSADQFKPVPPPAFSLEEDSDFYKELKEVYDISKQITKDGDTSEEIAIAQFWDCNPYVSVTRGHLMFATKKITPGGHWIGITKIASKKAGFDVMNTLHAYAKTSIAMNDAFISCWDEKYRSNLIRPETLINNHIDDSWKPILQTPPFPEYVSGHSVVSGAASETLTSIFGDDFSFDDDTEIAYGLPVRSFTSFQAAAEEAAVSRMYGGIHYRAAVAVGLEQGQKLGKFVVSTLEMKNETMVATN
- a CDS encoding glycoside hydrolase family 65 protein, whose protein sequence is MHIDYITPNDWSIIEDGWNPNNVKSSESLMALGNGAMGQRANFEEDYSGATFQGSYIGGVYYPDKTRVGWWKNGYPEYFAKVLNAPSWIGIKVTVNGESLDLHTCKEVKDFRRELDMKAGVLCRSFKATLQNDVEIAVKATRFLSMEMDEVGAIKYEVTPINVDATISYEPYLDSGITNEDSNWDDKFWNTLEVSENDDMAFITAHTMKTEFHVCTMMQNKLFIDGDEITLSRKRSQKTATYVGHEYETDVAKGETFAIQKIGGYVSSLNHDKDGLVAVATDVLNKATGLGYDALLASQKEAWAKTWEMSDITIEGDTKAQQGIRFNIFHLNQTYTGQDSRLNIGPKGFTGEKYGGSTYWDTEAYCIPFYMATKDQSVARQLLTYRYNQLDKAIENAQKLGFTNGAALYPMVTMNGEECHNEWEITFEEIHRNGSMVYAIYNYERYTGDTSYIPEMGLEVIIGVARFWRQRATFSKAKNAYVILGVTGPNEYENNVNNNWFTNYIAKWCLDYAFEQAELLRDTAKEDWSRISGKTHLSYDEMLSWRSTAEQMYFPYSEENGVYLQQDGFLDKELITVADLPKSNRPINQKWSWDRILRSPYIKQADTLQGFYFFEDHFTKEQLEKHFDFYEPFTVHESSLSPCVHAIQAAKLGRMDQAYEFYLRTSRLDLDDYNKEVEEGLHITSMAGTWQSVVEGFGGMRVKNDTLSFDTKIPNAWKGYSFKVNFRGQILKVEVANNATNFTLVSGEGLSILVNGEKREVLPA
- a CDS encoding GyrI-like domain-containing protein; amino-acid sequence: MKKVIAVLLIVLIAAAGWYFFLKPGDFTAIIKAKGNLGTIEQFTKNWNDNIVTTASVLEKNNRTQIDQKYMIQDSVHLYNWNIKRINDTVSEIKVHVTDSAYSLQNRLQGLWQQTSFEKSARQTILNYNETLQQHLKDITITIDGITTLPAKHYAYTQYEGLQAYKVTGMMKDITYLQNTMAVSNTTLDGPPFVKITYWNRETDSIKYQFGFPIIPTDSLPQVADIQYGNTKDQKVLKATYNGNYLTSDRAWYALLNYAKTNNIKIDPRPTEVFYNNPNMGGDASNWKAEIFMPIIN
- a CDS encoding DUF4230 domain-containing protein; amino-acid sequence: MRKILFGAALALVIVFGVRYCEHTKDESEQLRANSALIEKQIKNVGKLIVTEGNYAQVFTYEDSKKFYVDVLSATKKALVVVNAEATIAYDLSKVATEIDELTKTVRITYIPEPELKINPNIEYYDVQQDYLNQFNAQDYNIIKSRVQKGLEKEVKNSTLYSNAQNRLISELSKIYFLTNSLGWTLEYNGNAVTDSTPIKL
- a CDS encoding LacI family DNA-binding transcriptional regulator gives rise to the protein MKRKLTLKLIAKELDVSISTVSKALRDSAEISEDTRQKIKAFAKLYNYKPNNIALSLKNRKTRTIGIIIPQIVHHFFTTVIRGVEQMAREHNYNVIITLSNNDFDKEVLNMELLANGSTDGFILSLSKETMQKDDFRHLTEAIDQGMPVVMFDRIVDEIPCDKVLIDDREGAKLGVNHLIKTGCKKIAIITTEDYITIGKLRTKGYIEALESAGIKIDPNLILKLDAIDELNDKAKARIKHFLKGKDIDGVFTINEIFAVTAAKYVMEADKSIPEDVSIVSFSDGELSQHFVPSLTTVSQHGEEMGRKAAELLINKLERPEEEVEEYTTAYIETSLVERESTKRIK
- a CDS encoding pentapeptide repeat-containing protein — its product is MSDFYDDEEFVSIDFTLQYFKKGEYDNCTFTDCNFENLHVSNTSFLECTFIDCNLTNVKFGGATLNQVTFESCKLLGADFSVCEPFMLDIRFRESILQLANFTQLPLKGTSFNSCQVTEVDFTSADLSQATFTGSTLSKTIFDNTNLTKADFMGAIDFTIDTTNNNMKGAIFSKDHLEGLVIHLQLNLK
- the pgmB gene encoding beta-phosphoglucomutase encodes the protein MTENILKLKKKAFLFDLDGVIVDTAKFHYLAWRNLAKEMNFDFTEEQNELFKGVSRVRSLEILLDLASYDATQEQKDRWLIQKNEEYLKYIKGMDDSEILPEVVRVLDFLEEKNQGIALGSASKNARPILTKLDLLDKFQAIVDGNDVTAAKPDPEVFLKGGEALKIERTDCIVFEDSIAGIQAANSAGMISIGIGEQDVLHEANYVFKDFTEMSNAFLLELIEA
- a CDS encoding sugar porter family MFS transporter; protein product: MKEITKWSITVALAGFLFGFDTVVISGANSPIKELWNLSPFMHGTFIMSMALWGTVAGSLLGGFPTKKLGRKKTLFWIGILFFISAVGCALAQDPYSFSAFRFIGGIGVGVSSVAAPIYISEISSESNRGKLGGLYQFWLVFGILIAFVSNWLLKGVDGTNDWRWMLGVEAIPALIYTLMVMRVPNSPRWLVLQKKDDAGAMLVLQKIYEGVEAAQSRLEEIKLDLQQTKSSENLFQKKYSKVLWLGFLIAFFNQLSGINFVLYYAPQILEQAGLGGSESLFNAIAIGIVNLIFTFIGVRLLDKLGRKQLIIIGSVGYIVSLIMVGICFQMQLNPALLLTFICTFVASHAIGQGAVIWVFISEIFPNRVRAYGQSWGTSTHWVFAAVITLVTPFFIDDKEGIMRDHLWNIYYFFAGMMVLQLLWAIIAMPKTKGRTLEELEKDLVTDA